A window from Synechococcus sp. RSCCF101 encodes these proteins:
- a CDS encoding DUF1656 domain-containing protein, with translation MTQALFTPKEVEFRGIYLSPLLVSVALAIAATWFTCKTLNRYGLADRFESPLLVYLSFVVIYTVLISTLLIPS, from the coding sequence ATGACGCAAGCGCTGTTCACACCAAAAGAGGTGGAGTTCCGTGGCATCTACCTGTCACCACTTCTGGTCTCTGTTGCACTCGCCATTGCGGCAACCTGGTTCACGTGCAAAACTCTGAACCGGTATGGATTGGCAGACCGCTTTGAGTCGCCCCTACTCGTTTATCTCTCGTTCGTCGTGATCTACACGGTTCTCATCAGCACCCTCCTCATTCCGTCATGA
- a CDS encoding DDE-type integrase/transposase/recombinase — translation MGHRITGDRQKGRSYGVGYDKGHVAVDDATRLAYAEVLADEQKPTVIGFLARAVAWFDEQGIECRRVMSDNGPETVSRQFAVACRTLGLRHIRTRAYIPRTNGKAEQFIQTLCRGWAIATSLHTSEK, via the coding sequence GTGGGGCACCGGATCACCGGCGACCGGCAGAAAGGCCGGTCCTATGGGGTCGGCTACGACAAGGGCCACGTCGCGGTGGACGACGCCACACGCCTGGCCTACGCGGAGGTGCTTGCCGACGAGCAGAAGCCCACCGTGATCGGCTTTCTGGCCAGAGCCGTCGCGTGGTTCGACGAACAGGGGATCGAGTGCCGGCGGGTGATGTCGGACAACGGTCCGGAGACCGTCTCCAGGCAGTTCGCCGTGGCCTGTCGGACCCTGGGGCTCAGGCACATCCGGACCAGGGCGTACATCCCCAGAACCAACGGCAAGGCAGAGCAATTCATCCAGACGCTCTGCCGGGGATGGGCAATCGCCACGTCATTGCACACCTCAGAGAAGTGA
- a CDS encoding leucine zipper domain-containing protein yields MHSHPNARLTQRGRLRLICQHLDQDWSLPELAADAGISLRCAYKWLARFRAGGPAALADRRSVRRHQRRTLDPRPLQKAVALRHQRLHLRHIARLLAAPFSTVARTLSRLGLGRLRNLETRPPVQRYEWERPGDLVHVDI; encoded by the coding sequence ATGCATAGCCATCCGAATGCCCGCCTGACTCAGCGGGGCCGTCTGAGGCTGATCTGCCAGCACCTCGACCAGGACTGGTCACTGCCGGAACTCGCTGCTGACGCTGGGATCAGCCTCCGCTGCGCCTACAAGTGGCTGGCGCGCTTCCGTGCAGGCGGTCCAGCGGCACTGGCGGATCGGCGGAGTGTTCGGCGCCACCAGCGCCGGACGCTCGATCCGCGGCCACTGCAGAAGGCCGTGGCTCTCCGCCACCAGCGGCTGCATCTGCGCCACATCGCCCGGCTGCTGGCGGCTCCCTTCTCCACCGTTGCCAGGACCCTCAGCCGGCTCGGCCTGGGACGGCTCCGCAACCTGGAGACCAGGCCGCCCGTACAGCGCTACGAGTGGGAGCGACCGGGCGACCTGGTTCACGTCGACATCTAG
- a CDS encoding HlyD family secretion protein: protein MTDRPLIKRYGPTAAVVLVAAGLAVWKLHQWVVNPWTRDGQVRANVIEIAPRVSGPIVELPIRDNQEVAEGDLLFRIDPRTFQVALDKAAAELDDTRVELTTLARQVEVERASVVQARSVIQQKESTLKAAQVQLREDQKNYDRGKALIASGSITQRDFDDDETNFVVSQSNVDEAEAALLEAKKELLQKQASLQEAIAKQGAPGDKNAQLRSAQSAVRDAELNLEFTEVRAPVDGYVTNLNLRLGRQTVANQPALALVDKNSFWVDAYIRETWIRRVNAGDDAVVTLMSHPNQPLDGTVDSLGWGIFQQTGSTGQNLLPNVEATFEWIRLAQRIPVKVTIDEVPDSIALRLGSTASVLIRANSSNSN, encoded by the coding sequence ATGACCGATCGCCCCCTGATCAAGCGCTATGGCCCCACCGCCGCTGTGGTTCTGGTGGCGGCAGGGCTGGCCGTGTGGAAGCTGCATCAATGGGTCGTGAATCCCTGGACGCGTGACGGACAGGTGCGGGCCAATGTGATCGAGATTGCACCGCGCGTGTCCGGTCCCATCGTGGAGCTGCCGATCCGGGACAATCAGGAGGTGGCCGAGGGCGATCTGCTGTTTCGCATCGATCCGCGCACCTTCCAGGTGGCGCTCGACAAAGCGGCCGCAGAGCTGGATGACACCCGCGTGGAACTCACGACACTGGCGCGCCAGGTTGAGGTGGAGCGGGCCTCCGTGGTTCAGGCCCGCTCCGTGATCCAGCAGAAGGAATCCACCCTCAAGGCCGCACAGGTTCAGCTCCGGGAAGACCAGAAGAACTACGACCGCGGCAAGGCGCTGATCGCATCGGGCAGCATCACCCAACGGGATTTTGATGATGATGAGACCAACTTCGTCGTGTCCCAGTCCAATGTGGATGAAGCCGAGGCCGCACTGCTGGAAGCGAAGAAAGAGTTGCTGCAGAAGCAGGCCTCTCTGCAGGAGGCCATCGCCAAGCAGGGAGCGCCGGGCGACAAGAACGCCCAGCTGAGGTCAGCCCAGTCGGCGGTTCGGGATGCGGAGCTCAACCTGGAATTCACCGAAGTGAGAGCCCCGGTGGATGGCTATGTCACCAACCTCAACCTCCGCCTCGGCAGACAGACCGTGGCCAATCAACCAGCCCTGGCTCTGGTGGACAAGAACAGCTTCTGGGTGGATGCCTACATCCGGGAAACCTGGATTCGCAGGGTCAACGCGGGCGATGACGCCGTCGTGACGCTGATGAGCCACCCGAATCAACCGCTTGACGGCACCGTCGACAGCCTCGGCTGGGGCATCTTCCAACAGACCGGCAGCACAGGCCAGAACCTGCTCCCCAATGTGGAAGCCACGTTTGAGTGGATCCGTCTGGCACAGCGGATTCCAGTGAAGGTGACCATTGACGAGGTGCCCGATTCGATCGCCCTCCGACTGGGCAGCACGGCCTCCGTGCTGATTCGCGCGAACAGCAGCAACAGCAATTGA
- a CDS encoding APC family permease: protein MTPQTESRPTIPTRAAIALGIGSMVGAGIFALLGVAATRAGSALWLSFLAAGLIALLTGHSFAELGIRYPSRGGVVQYLAQAFGPGLFSGGSSILYYIAQLIGMAMISLSFGRFVAQLLNVAPASADSAEKGFASALILGLMLLNLVGSKLVAVAQRLIVLVNLGILTLFTVALAFHAEPSRLAVSTWPEPAPILGSLALTFFGFTGFAVVSNAVERLREPRRDLPRAMYGSIGLVLLLYVALAAVVSASVDAQTLSGSGATLLADVARQNFGEAGYYLLLVVAILATVTCLNSGLFGVTGITYTLAVNGQLPSRFQKSIGFSTRGLTISAAIGLTLVNTLSLTTVASIGSATSLLVYSLVNVGAVILLPKQGLHRVITLASVAACGLAIVVWIAYTAQTKPSSFGIFLAFTAAAFIAEALLQRFHKRRGRLAAG, encoded by the coding sequence GTGACCCCACAGACCGAGAGCCGCCCCACCATCCCGACGCGGGCCGCCATCGCCCTGGGGATCGGCTCCATGGTCGGGGCGGGCATCTTCGCCCTCCTGGGAGTGGCGGCGACCCGCGCCGGTTCCGCCCTCTGGCTCTCCTTTCTGGCTGCCGGCCTGATTGCACTCCTCACTGGCCATTCCTTCGCCGAGCTGGGCATCCGCTATCCCTCGCGCGGTGGCGTGGTGCAGTACCTCGCTCAGGCCTTCGGTCCCGGGCTGTTTTCGGGTGGGAGTTCAATCCTCTACTACATCGCCCAGTTGATCGGCATGGCGATGATCTCCCTCTCCTTCGGGCGGTTCGTGGCCCAGCTGCTCAACGTTGCCCCGGCCAGTGCCGACAGTGCCGAGAAGGGCTTTGCGTCGGCGTTGATCCTTGGCCTGATGCTGTTGAACCTCGTCGGTTCGAAGCTCGTGGCCGTGGCACAGCGGCTGATCGTGCTGGTGAACCTCGGCATCCTGACGCTGTTCACCGTCGCTCTGGCCTTTCACGCGGAGCCCTCTCGCCTGGCCGTGTCGACCTGGCCGGAGCCGGCACCCATTCTGGGCAGCCTGGCGCTCACCTTCTTCGGCTTCACCGGTTTCGCCGTTGTGAGCAACGCGGTGGAGCGGTTGCGCGAGCCGCGCCGCGACCTGCCACGCGCCATGTATGGCTCCATCGGTCTGGTGCTGCTGCTGTATGTGGCTCTGGCTGCGGTGGTGTCGGCCTCGGTTGATGCTCAGACGCTCTCCGGGAGCGGTGCCACGCTGCTGGCCGACGTCGCCCGCCAGAACTTCGGCGAGGCCGGCTACTACCTCCTTCTGGTTGTTGCCATTCTGGCCACGGTCACCTGCCTCAATTCCGGCCTGTTCGGTGTCACCGGCATCACCTATACCCTTGCGGTCAACGGGCAGCTTCCATCGCGCTTTCAGAAGAGCATCGGTTTCAGCACGCGCGGGCTCACCATCTCGGCGGCGATCGGCCTGACCCTGGTGAACACCCTGTCGCTGACGACCGTGGCCTCGATCGGCAGCGCCACATCGCTTCTGGTGTACTCGCTGGTCAACGTGGGCGCCGTGATTCTGCTGCCGAAGCAAGGCCTTCATCGCGTCATCACCCTGGCCAGCGTGGCGGCCTGCGGCCTGGCGATCGTTGTCTGGATCGCCTACACCGCCCAGACCAAGCCAAGCAGCTTTGGCATCTTCCTCGCCTTCACGGCTGCGGCCTTCATTGCCGAAGCCCTGTTGCAGCGCTTCCACAAGCGTCGCGGGCGGCTGGCGGCGGGCTGA
- a CDS encoding type IV pilin protein, protein MAGGFTLVELLITVAILGVVSAVAIPSYLGVVDRTDRKAKVAEVIGLAKECAAANAGGSDGPGIVISDPRTGRPVICGGDPRRRWRKNIKSQKFAKRGPVDCLGQNFANAGSVWVRVEDDGRMRCIRRN, encoded by the coding sequence ATCGCTGGGGGATTCACCCTCGTTGAACTGCTGATCACGGTGGCCATCCTTGGTGTGGTCTCAGCCGTGGCCATTCCCAGCTACCTGGGCGTGGTGGATCGAACGGATCGCAAGGCGAAGGTGGCGGAAGTGATCGGCCTGGCCAAGGAATGCGCCGCCGCCAATGCAGGAGGCAGCGACGGGCCCGGCATCGTGATTTCAGACCCCCGCACCGGACGGCCGGTGATCTGCGGCGGCGACCCGCGACGGCGCTGGCGCAAGAACATCAAGTCACAGAAGTTCGCCAAGCGAGGCCCGGTGGACTGCCTCGGTCAGAACTTCGCCAATGCGGGCAGCGTCTGGGTGCGGGTGGAGGACGACGGCCGCATGCGCTGCATCCGCCGGAACTGA
- a CDS encoding carbohydrate porin, producing the protein MKAAPVLLLAIALAGANPARAEEQEFSPLAIASPEVVEASGSQACTATTVQGFCLEAITHTPGPVQPLSNDPSDGRPGLASEGRWNERAFPAGETTDLQAGLLDPLAGFTGSQPLLIAESESREVEAEAEAEQLFALGALIGTFHSSEFPYGAPSSVDDAGFWGNTQLLGDWGGWRKSLAENGIFIDLTATTFYQSVSNSTNPGGDWLETASFNMTISTEAVGLWPGGFIHVGVDSKFGDSANVRAGSFSPVNYSATFPVQQEGDYILPTEYYLFQELGSPKLVAIAGKATGINFADLNVFASNRKYQFNNTALNNNMMLGGFIPWQSTWYGGLVWQVTPSLQSVTVAIDPNGSAENFADDFFKDVTIAQQFTYRWGQTDLPGSLILGGLWSSKGSVDFADPSSFAADGEIRFGDALNSSDGGSMFWLTFDQYFYRVPENRLDPDLTFYTPRGAGVFARFGAGPDSSNLIRRFASLGMGGKGMITGRPYDEFGFGWYYLDFSRGTVESLQNVSRIKSLLTGSEPRDFENEQGVEFYYNFAITPAMRLTFDAQYIFNPFLSASDGSLVIGSRLQLAF; encoded by the coding sequence GTGAAAGCTGCGCCGGTTCTGCTCCTCGCGATCGCTCTGGCTGGAGCGAATCCGGCGCGAGCTGAAGAGCAGGAGTTCTCCCCGCTGGCGATCGCCTCCCCAGAGGTGGTGGAGGCCTCCGGAAGCCAGGCCTGCACGGCAACCACAGTCCAGGGGTTCTGCCTGGAGGCGATCACCCACACCCCCGGGCCCGTGCAGCCCCTCAGCAACGACCCGTCCGATGGCCGGCCTGGCCTGGCCAGCGAAGGACGTTGGAATGAACGGGCCTTTCCTGCCGGCGAAACGACCGACCTTCAGGCCGGCCTTCTCGATCCACTGGCGGGGTTCACGGGCTCACAACCTCTGCTGATCGCGGAATCGGAATCCCGCGAGGTCGAGGCCGAAGCCGAGGCGGAGCAGCTGTTTGCCCTGGGAGCGCTGATCGGCACCTTCCACTCCAGTGAGTTTCCCTACGGCGCACCCAGCAGCGTGGATGATGCCGGCTTCTGGGGCAACACCCAGCTGCTGGGCGACTGGGGGGGCTGGCGCAAGAGCCTGGCGGAGAACGGCATCTTCATTGATCTCACCGCCACGACCTTCTATCAGAGCGTCAGCAACAGCACCAACCCCGGCGGTGACTGGCTGGAGACCGCGTCATTCAACATGACCATCTCCACGGAGGCCGTGGGCCTGTGGCCGGGCGGCTTCATCCATGTCGGGGTGGATTCCAAGTTCGGTGATTCGGCGAATGTGCGAGCGGGCTCCTTCAGCCCTGTGAATTACTCGGCCACATTCCCGGTGCAGCAGGAGGGCGACTATATCCTTCCGACCGAGTATTACCTGTTTCAGGAGCTTGGGTCACCCAAGCTGGTGGCCATCGCGGGCAAGGCAACCGGCATCAACTTTGCTGATCTGAATGTCTTTGCTTCGAATCGCAAATACCAGTTCAACAACACCGCGCTCAACAACAACATGATGCTCGGGGGGTTCATCCCCTGGCAATCCACCTGGTACGGCGGCCTGGTGTGGCAGGTCACGCCGTCGCTGCAGAGCGTCACCGTGGCGATCGATCCGAATGGCTCGGCCGAGAACTTCGCCGACGACTTCTTCAAGGACGTGACCATCGCGCAGCAGTTCACCTACCGCTGGGGACAGACGGACCTCCCCGGCAGCCTGATCCTGGGCGGGCTGTGGTCATCGAAAGGAAGTGTCGACTTTGCCGATCCCAGCTCGTTCGCTGCGGATGGGGAGATTCGCTTCGGCGACGCTCTCAACAGCTCCGATGGAGGCTCGATGTTCTGGTTGACGTTCGATCAGTACTTCTACCGTGTGCCTGAGAATCGGCTCGATCCCGATCTCACCTTCTACACCCCCCGCGGAGCGGGCGTGTTCGCACGCTTCGGTGCCGGACCGGACAGCTCGAACCTGATCCGACGCTTCGCCAGCCTGGGGATGGGCGGCAAGGGAATGATCACGGGCCGGCCCTACGACGAATTCGGTTTCGGCTGGTACTACCTGGATTTCTCGCGGGGAACGGTGGAGAGTCTTCAGAACGTGAGCCGGATCAAGAGTCTGCTCACGGGCTCAGAGCCGAGGGACTTCGAGAATGAGCAGGGCGTGGAGTTCTACTACAACTTCGCCATCACTCCGGCGATGCGGCTCACCTTCGATGCTCAGTACATCTTCAATCCCTTTCTCTCAGCCAGCGATGGCTCGCTGGTGATCGGCTCAAGGCTTCAGCTGGCCTTCTGA
- a CDS encoding FUSC family protein: MKRAAPMAVFARADVRAGLRAGLALVLAYGVSLGMEWNKPLWAGISVFVLAVAPVGPALQKAWLRLLGSLVGAGVAFAIVATFPQERWPFLISVAAWVGLCAFFMRRSPHPYAWNVAGFVTPIIAIGSGPPDGAAFFFTAVERLQETICGILSYTLFALLIRDPAPPRPAIPASWTECRQAILSLADVISATLASPEPTPLADYRKRQQAAATAIQSVPLSAAEPIGDRGQLRAIADALDRLWQSVEHAPATVRERAVSLWQGSRLKLEQALGPSPESPGPEAPEHARLEPIAERRAHKPGTSQQDEALLAITQRCLRTLDRLTGPLEAAADEPAGGRRPQPLKPSHHLEDDVIAGAQVTLTVLAGALLWIYLPDIPTGPTVVVLLAPISMVFCTNFGAPAYKLLTYVLQGVLIGGLLQVLVLTRLSGFSALASVLFLMAAGITIWKYKNGLARIVMPIVVIAVLGITNVQNFSFMAVLNNAMLWIIICLVITVVGELPFSSSNEAIFLRLYQRFVRLAGRMTIARPMLWGYGSALSAPSEMRGLLGKLNAKRLPIPVEELDELISRCEDCQFWLSTWWAFRPEDGERPIQPGPTDTTRPETAGSQTGKSLAASMTVLQSQLDQQQATGPGNGSPAVRERSDDQAVFAGSSWQLLWSLERLAHQDRSIPWANWPRPPLPWSGL; this comes from the coding sequence ATGAAGCGTGCTGCACCGATGGCGGTGTTCGCCCGAGCGGATGTCCGGGCCGGCCTGCGGGCCGGCCTGGCTCTGGTGCTCGCCTACGGCGTGTCCCTCGGGATGGAATGGAACAAGCCTCTGTGGGCGGGCATTTCCGTGTTCGTTCTGGCCGTGGCTCCGGTGGGCCCCGCCCTCCAGAAAGCCTGGCTGCGGCTGCTGGGATCCCTGGTGGGGGCAGGAGTGGCCTTCGCGATCGTGGCCACATTCCCCCAGGAGCGCTGGCCCTTTCTGATCAGCGTGGCGGCCTGGGTGGGGCTCTGCGCGTTCTTCATGCGACGCAGCCCCCATCCCTACGCCTGGAACGTGGCCGGCTTCGTGACTCCGATCATCGCGATCGGCTCCGGCCCACCGGATGGGGCGGCATTCTTCTTCACCGCCGTGGAACGATTGCAGGAAACGATCTGCGGCATCCTCAGCTACACCCTCTTCGCTCTGCTGATCAGGGACCCGGCCCCTCCCCGGCCTGCAATCCCCGCCAGCTGGACCGAGTGCAGGCAGGCCATCCTCAGCCTGGCGGACGTTATCTCGGCCACCCTGGCCAGCCCGGAACCCACACCCCTGGCGGACTACCGCAAGCGGCAGCAGGCGGCGGCAACAGCGATCCAGTCGGTGCCCCTCAGCGCAGCCGAGCCGATCGGGGACCGCGGACAGCTGCGCGCCATTGCCGATGCCCTCGACCGTCTCTGGCAGTCGGTGGAGCATGCTCCCGCCACCGTTCGCGAGCGGGCGGTCTCGCTCTGGCAGGGCTCCAGGCTGAAGCTGGAGCAGGCCCTCGGGCCCAGCCCCGAATCACCTGGGCCCGAAGCGCCTGAGCACGCCCGGCTCGAGCCGATCGCTGAGCGCAGAGCCCACAAACCTGGAACCAGCCAGCAGGACGAGGCGCTGTTGGCGATCACGCAGCGCTGTCTGCGCACATTGGATCGGCTGACCGGCCCGCTGGAGGCAGCGGCAGATGAACCAGCGGGAGGCCGGAGGCCGCAACCCCTGAAGCCCTCGCACCACCTCGAGGACGACGTGATCGCCGGCGCCCAGGTGACACTCACGGTTCTTGCCGGCGCCCTCCTCTGGATCTATCTGCCGGATATCCCGACCGGTCCCACGGTGGTGGTGCTGTTGGCGCCGATCTCCATGGTCTTCTGCACCAACTTCGGTGCTCCGGCCTACAAGCTGCTCACCTATGTGCTGCAGGGGGTGCTGATCGGGGGGCTGCTGCAGGTGCTGGTGCTGACCCGCCTGAGTGGCTTCAGCGCGCTGGCGAGTGTGTTGTTTCTGATGGCCGCAGGAATCACGATCTGGAAGTACAAGAACGGCTTGGCACGAATCGTGATGCCGATCGTGGTGATCGCCGTGCTTGGAATCACCAATGTTCAGAACTTCAGCTTCATGGCTGTGTTGAACAATGCGATGCTCTGGATCATCATCTGTCTTGTCATCACGGTGGTGGGAGAGCTGCCCTTCTCCTCATCCAATGAAGCCATCTTCCTGCGGCTCTACCAGCGCTTCGTCCGCCTTGCCGGCAGGATGACCATCGCCAGGCCGATGCTGTGGGGCTATGGCTCAGCTCTGAGCGCACCCTCTGAAATGCGGGGGCTGCTCGGCAAACTCAACGCCAAACGCCTTCCCATCCCCGTGGAGGAGCTCGATGAACTGATCAGCCGCTGCGAGGATTGTCAGTTCTGGCTCAGCACCTGGTGGGCCTTCAGGCCGGAGGACGGCGAGCGGCCGATTCAGCCCGGTCCGACGGACACAACCAGGCCGGAAACGGCCGGATCGCAGACAGGCAAGTCGCTCGCAGCCAGCATGACGGTGCTCCAGAGCCAGCTCGATCAGCAGCAGGCCACCGGGCCCGGCAACGGCTCACCTGCGGTGCGCGAACGATCGGACGACCAGGCGGTCTTCGCAGGAAGCAGTTGGCAACTGCTGTGGAGTCTGGAGCGGCTGGCCCATCAGGATCGCTCGATTCCATGGGCCAACTGGCCCAGGCCGCCCTTACCGTGGAGCGGGCTCTAG
- a CDS encoding transposase → MIEVTQPNYHRWRQQFGGMQAEEAKRLTQLEKENARLKKLLAEAELEKAMLKDHAEGNF, encoded by the coding sequence GTGATCGAGGTGACGCAGCCGAACTACCACCGCTGGCGGCAGCAGTTCGGGGGAATGCAGGCCGAGGAGGCCAAACGCCTGACCCAGTTGGAGAAGGAGAACGCCCGGCTCAAGAAGCTCCTGGCGGAAGCGGAGCTGGAGAAGGCGATGCTCAAGGATCATGCCGAGGGAAACTTCTGA
- a CDS encoding TIGR00341 family protein, translating to MSTAPAASANENRRTQTEMRLGMQGQAGLSQPFLILLLSAAAIASLGLMTNNQSVVVGAMIIAPLMNPIQSFAFALAIDDYRLMRRSLLTLAFGVIATISTACLLNLATPYDLVDSEIISRTHPSLLDLLIALFAGVAGAYASIRKDIPNSIAGVAIAVALVPPLCVAGIALGTSGEVVTAFGIGQLNRWQILSGGFLLFLSNLVGICVASFTIYISYGFGSWKSLLKRLALLLVGVIVISWPLRITGRNEVASRTVSEQLQRIRQRYPNVTEQSQIRLVSVNVKGDQAHVTVLANAPDNVIADDYLDTLQQGLFQALRPLNVNRMNLTLRLNHARVHRLSIQ from the coding sequence ATGAGCACGGCCCCCGCCGCCAGCGCCAACGAGAATCGGCGCACGCAGACCGAAATGCGTCTGGGCATGCAGGGTCAGGCCGGCCTGAGCCAGCCCTTTCTGATTCTGCTCCTCAGTGCTGCAGCGATTGCAAGCCTGGGTCTGATGACCAACAACCAGAGCGTTGTGGTGGGAGCCATGATCATCGCGCCTCTGATGAACCCCATTCAGAGCTTCGCTTTTGCGCTGGCCATCGACGACTACCGCCTCATGCGTCGCTCGCTTCTGACGCTGGCGTTTGGTGTGATCGCGACAATCAGCACAGCCTGCCTCCTGAATCTGGCAACCCCCTACGACCTGGTCGACAGCGAGATCATCAGTCGCACGCATCCGAGCCTGCTCGACCTTCTCATTGCCTTGTTTGCAGGCGTTGCCGGGGCCTACGCATCCATTCGGAAGGACATTCCCAATTCCATCGCAGGCGTTGCGATTGCCGTGGCCCTGGTCCCTCCCCTGTGCGTGGCCGGCATCGCTCTGGGGACGTCGGGCGAGGTGGTGACAGCGTTCGGGATTGGTCAGCTCAATCGCTGGCAGATTCTCTCCGGCGGTTTTCTGCTCTTCCTCTCCAACCTTGTCGGCATCTGCGTTGCCAGCTTCACGATCTACATCTCTTACGGATTTGGCAGCTGGAAGAGCCTCCTGAAAAGGCTGGCACTCTTGCTTGTCGGCGTGATCGTCATCAGCTGGCCCTTGCGCATCACAGGACGAAACGAGGTGGCCTCCAGAACGGTTTCGGAACAGCTCCAACGCATCCGGCAGCGCTATCCGAATGTGACCGAGCAGTCCCAGATTCGCCTGGTCAGCGTCAATGTCAAAGGCGACCAGGCTCATGTCACCGTCCTGGCGAATGCCCCGGACAACGTGATCGCAGACGACTATCTCGACACGCTGCAACAGGGTCTGTTCCAGGCTCTGCGTCCACTCAATGTCAACCGCATGAACCTGACCCTCAGGCTCAACCACGCCCGTGTTCATCGCCTCAGCATTCAGTGA